One Candidatus Binatia bacterium genomic region harbors:
- a CDS encoding VOC family protein, whose translation MKDQQPAVKHLGLRHVALNVMDLDGSLHFYRDLLGFSVVWQPDPENIYLSSGCDNLALHLADEVARPGALDHLGILVAQPEEVLPAEKALREAGVEILQATRTHRDDSVSCYVADPDGNSVQILFEPTLSKIVIPEMI comes from the coding sequence ATGAAGGACCAGCAACCAGCCGTGAAGCATCTGGGCTTGCGTCACGTCGCTCTGAACGTGATGGACCTGGATGGTTCACTTCATTTTTACCGAGATTTATTGGGATTTTCCGTGGTCTGGCAGCCAGATCCGGAAAATATCTATTTATCTTCCGGGTGTGACAATCTCGCGCTGCATCTCGCCGACGAAGTTGCCCGACCCGGCGCTCTGGACCATCTGGGCATTCTGGTGGCTCAACCCGAGGAGGTCCTCCCTGCGGAGAAGGCGCTACGCGAGGCCGGCGTCGAGATCCTTCAGGCAACCCGCACCCACCGAGATGATAGCGTCTCGTGCTACGTAGCTGACCCGGACGGAAATTCGGTGCAAATTCTTTTTGAACCCACCTTGTCGAAAATTGTCATCCCGGAGATGATCTGA
- a CDS encoding CDP-diacylglycerol O-phosphatidyltransferase, producing MPKSPAQETPMRHLAAWSVHFFTAFGTICTLGALYAIQQNDIRVAFFWLSLAVVIDAMDGALARLVRVKEVLPVFDGAKLDDIVDYMTFVMVPVYLMLATGILEGAFGVLAASAAVLASAYRFCHVAAKTEDHFFTGFPSYWNILTFYLYIFAIPPTISAMVTFGLAILVFAPLKFIYPSRTLFMRPTSVILGILWGLVGLVVVDALPERRVGLAAVTLLYPIYYTGLSFYLQWKGSGDQQTPPDPNAQA from the coding sequence ATGCCCAAAAGCCCGGCACAGGAAACACCAATGCGCCATCTGGCCGCGTGGTCTGTTCACTTTTTTACCGCGTTCGGCACGATATGTACTCTCGGAGCGCTGTACGCGATCCAGCAGAACGATATCCGCGTCGCTTTTTTCTGGCTCTCGCTCGCCGTCGTGATTGATGCGATGGACGGCGCTCTGGCTCGTCTGGTTCGAGTCAAGGAAGTCCTGCCTGTATTCGATGGAGCGAAGCTGGACGATATCGTCGACTATATGACCTTCGTCATGGTCCCGGTCTATCTCATGCTTGCCACCGGAATCCTCGAGGGGGCCTTCGGTGTTCTCGCGGCAAGTGCCGCGGTTCTCGCCTCCGCCTACCGCTTCTGCCACGTCGCGGCGAAAACCGAAGACCATTTCTTCACCGGGTTCCCGTCTTACTGGAACATCCTGACGTTCTATTTGTATATCTTCGCCATCCCGCCAACCATCTCTGCCATGGTCACCTTCGGACTGGCCATTCTGGTTTTCGCCCCACTGAAATTCATCTACCCCTCTCGCACGCTTTTCATGCGACCCACTTCCGTCATTTTGGGTATCCTCTGGGGACTCGTCGGGTTGGTCGTCGTGGACGCCCTTCCGGAAAGGCGCGTCGGCCTTGCAGCCGTCACTCTGCTCTACCCGATCTACTACACGGGCCTGTCCTTTTATCTCCAATGGAAAGGGAGCGGGGATCAGCAGACCCCACCTGATCCGAACGCTCAGGCCTGA
- a CDS encoding TetR/AcrR family transcriptional regulator, whose product MEHERNGMDARVKILESANRLFARHGYENTSLASVAREAKVSKALIFWHFENKECLFDEVIAETIAPYHIEGGDIENVNTLSPDDALEVIADRYTAFVLEHIESVRFFLSLFLREEKMPDAFFAQVLELYRHFRRLIRENIERGQKEGIFAQELDAEVRASLILSTLNGILVQGLVTTDGSPPAAGLVVALRETLIDPMRVS is encoded by the coding sequence ATGGAACACGAACGGAACGGCATGGACGCACGGGTTAAGATCCTCGAATCCGCCAACCGCCTTTTTGCGCGGCATGGATACGAGAACACTTCGTTGGCGAGCGTTGCTCGCGAGGCAAAGGTCTCCAAGGCTCTGATTTTTTGGCACTTCGAAAATAAGGAATGTCTGTTTGACGAAGTCATCGCCGAAACGATTGCGCCTTATCATATCGAGGGCGGCGATATCGAGAATGTGAATACGCTCTCGCCCGACGATGCCCTCGAAGTCATTGCGGACCGCTACACAGCATTCGTACTGGAGCATATTGAGTCCGTGCGATTTTTTCTGAGCCTGTTTTTACGTGAAGAGAAAATGCCGGATGCTTTTTTTGCGCAGGTCCTGGAGCTCTACCGACACTTTCGGCGTTTGATCCGCGAGAATATCGAACGTGGTCAAAAGGAAGGCATCTTCGCACAGGAGCTTGATGCCGAAGTGCGAGCGAGTCTGATCCTTTCCACCTTGAACGGGATTCTCGTGCAGGGGCTCGTGACAACGGATGGATCGCCGCCGGCCGCGGGACTGGTGGTGGCGCTGCGCGAGACACTCATCGACCCGATGCGTGTCTCCTGA
- a CDS encoding AMP-binding protein, with amino-acid sequence MVDWLSRQAEERPHHVALINDEGGQTTFLELENRVTDHCRSLAGRSIVPGMTLLSLLSPGTGFVTLLHAARRLGAILAIGNPKWTTREVCRAVALAEPDLIFAEASTEALGQAAAAVANRPLVRVSGEAVDLSIDPSKPVSTPPIDLARPLTLLFTSGTSGESKAIVHGAGNYLESTLSSSRRLGSRAEDIWLASMPLHHIGGLSILLRSIILGTTICLQKGFDAERVATALLSGSITQASVVPTMLDPLIDAIAGRTVPAALRFVLVGGALATGDLLERARKAGLPVAPTYGMTETTSQVATAVPSGAPFRTGVVGEALDVTEIRLVDKDRRPVLSGVGSIEVRGPTVALGRLTRPGALESLVDDDGWMPTMDEGRMEASGVLELLGRTDDVIVTGGENVSPSEVEAVILAHPGVADVGVVGRPDERWGTAVTAVVVPVSGLEPVLEDLRSFASGSLARYKLPQAVEFRPKLPRTASGKLQRHELR; translated from the coding sequence GTGGTTGATTGGCTTTCTCGGCAGGCTGAGGAGCGCCCGCATCACGTAGCCCTGATCAACGACGAGGGCGGGCAAACGACGTTCCTCGAACTCGAGAACCGAGTAACCGATCACTGCCGTTCTCTGGCAGGAAGGTCGATTGTCCCGGGGATGACCCTCCTTTCGCTGCTGTCGCCCGGGACGGGGTTTGTAACGTTGCTCCATGCGGCGCGGCGGCTTGGCGCGATTCTCGCCATCGGAAATCCCAAATGGACGACTCGCGAAGTATGTCGAGCCGTGGCTCTTGCGGAGCCGGATCTCATTTTTGCGGAGGCTTCGACCGAGGCACTGGGTCAAGCCGCGGCAGCTGTGGCCAACCGTCCCCTTGTCCGGGTAAGCGGGGAAGCCGTCGATTTGTCGATCGATCCCTCGAAGCCTGTTTCGACACCACCAATTGATTTGGCTCGGCCCCTCACTCTGCTCTTCACGTCCGGCACCTCGGGCGAGTCAAAGGCGATCGTCCATGGTGCCGGAAACTATCTGGAGAGCACGTTGTCGAGCAGTCGAAGACTCGGATCGCGGGCCGAGGATATCTGGCTGGCATCGATGCCCCTGCATCATATTGGTGGTCTGTCCATCCTTCTACGCAGCATCATTTTGGGCACGACGATTTGTCTGCAAAAAGGGTTTGACGCCGAAAGAGTGGCCACGGCACTTTTGTCGGGCTCCATCACACAGGCGTCCGTAGTCCCGACAATGCTCGATCCGCTCATCGACGCGATTGCTGGGCGGACGGTTCCGGCGGCACTCCGGTTTGTCCTTGTGGGCGGAGCGCTCGCAACCGGGGATCTGCTGGAGCGTGCTCGGAAAGCCGGCTTGCCGGTAGCTCCGACATACGGCATGACCGAGACGACCTCGCAGGTCGCCACAGCGGTTCCGTCCGGGGCCCCCTTCCGCACGGGAGTGGTGGGTGAGGCTCTCGACGTCACCGAGATCCGTCTCGTGGACAAGGACCGCAGGCCTGTTCTCTCGGGTGTTGGCTCGATCGAGGTCCGTGGACCTACGGTGGCTTTGGGCCGCTTGACGAGGCCCGGAGCGCTGGAGAGCCTCGTGGACGATGATGGTTGGATGCCTACGATGGACGAAGGTCGTATGGAGGCATCGGGTGTTTTGGAACTGCTCGGCCGGACGGATGACGTGATCGTGACGGGTGGGGAGAATGTTTCTCCGTCCGAGGTGGAAGCGGTAATTCTCGCTCACCCGGGCGTGGCGGATGTAGGCGTGGTGGGGCGCCCCGATGAAAGATGGGGTACGGCTGTGACGGCCGTGGTCGTCCCTGTTTCGGGCCTGGAGCCGGTGCTGGAAGACCTACGCTCATTCGCCAGCGGGAGTCTGGCGCGCTACAAGCTGCCGCAAGCAGTCGAGTTCCGGCCAAAGCTGCCTCGAACCGCAAGCGGCAAACTGCAGAGGCACGAATTGAGATGA
- the menC gene encoding o-succinylbenzoate synthase, protein MNVQKIILTPYAIPLHEPLSTASKKIRSRRGMVVQMRTEKGWGLGDMAPHPALGRVGWEDFRREAQSIAERLCGSSLGSLAAADWSGMEPGAAMGLEMALYDAAARDAGVSLARFLGARGSGPTASSALLRGDAPLASAAELFAMGYRTAKFKAHPDPQQTLSEIHAIREALPQLGLRLDVNGAWSRQTAVEFCGGLRQNSLEWIEQPVWRQDLVGMRAVRENGVRVAADESVRTVEDVSRLASEKSADVIVIKLMQVGGIAAAMRVAAEAKRHGLQICLTTGLDSSIATSAVLHLSAVLEPETANGFSTLSLLEGDLVEQALHEGPLMDVPAGLGLGVSLDAESPFLLPDEIHQSG, encoded by the coding sequence ATGAACGTCCAGAAAATAATTCTGACGCCCTATGCAATTCCTCTTCATGAACCCCTGTCGACGGCCTCAAAGAAGATTCGCTCCCGCCGCGGGATGGTGGTCCAGATGCGCACGGAGAAGGGCTGGGGACTCGGGGATATGGCTCCCCATCCGGCCCTCGGCCGCGTGGGGTGGGAGGACTTTCGGCGTGAAGCTCAGTCGATAGCCGAAAGGCTATGCGGCTCGAGTCTGGGCAGTCTTGCTGCGGCAGATTGGTCAGGAATGGAGCCCGGTGCGGCGATGGGCCTCGAAATGGCCTTGTACGACGCCGCGGCGCGCGATGCAGGAGTTTCCCTTGCCCGATTCCTTGGAGCGCGCGGCTCGGGGCCCACGGCGTCGAGTGCTCTTCTGCGCGGAGATGCGCCCTTAGCGTCTGCGGCGGAACTTTTTGCAATGGGGTATCGTACAGCGAAGTTCAAGGCTCACCCGGACCCTCAGCAGACGCTTTCGGAAATTCACGCGATCCGCGAGGCGCTGCCGCAACTGGGGCTTCGACTCGATGTGAATGGGGCATGGTCGAGACAGACGGCCGTCGAATTCTGCGGCGGACTTCGGCAGAATTCGCTGGAGTGGATCGAGCAACCGGTGTGGCGCCAGGATTTGGTCGGGATGCGTGCGGTCCGGGAAAATGGTGTCCGCGTAGCCGCTGACGAGAGCGTCCGCACGGTAGAAGATGTAAGCCGCCTCGCCTCGGAGAAGTCCGCCGACGTGATCGTGATCAAGTTGATGCAGGTTGGAGGCATCGCTGCGGCGATGCGGGTGGCCGCGGAAGCCAAGCGACACGGTTTGCAGATTTGTCTCACCACAGGCTTGGATTCTTCGATAGCGACGTCGGCAGTCTTGCATTTGAGTGCGGTGCTCGAGCCCGAAACCGCCAATGGTTTTTCAACGCTCTCGCTGCTTGAGGGTGACCTGGTCGAACAGGCTCTTCACGAGGGGCCCTTGATGGACGTGCCGGCTGGTTTGGGCCTCGGCGTTTCGTTGGATGCGGAAAGCCCTTTTCTTCTACCGGACGAGATTCATCAAAGTGGTTGA
- a CDS encoding 1,4-dihydroxy-2-naphthoate polyprenyltransferase: protein MSSGSGIWWEAARPRTLPAAVAPILVGMGAAVAEGALRPLVLGAILLAAVAIQIGTNFVNDWGDFQRGADGADRQGPRRAVSAGDISPRTMLRAGLGAFALAALVGLYLIGVGGWPIVWIGLLSILSGIAYTAGPLPLAYIGLGDLFVFVFFGPVAVLGTEWLMIDQLTIAGAVGSIAVGALATAILVVNNIRDVDGDREVGKKTLIVRRGVIWGRKFYLFLIVVAFACPPLLVVCGVASPAVLLSWLAMRMARSPLALVRQDGAGRALNGALAETARLQLVFSALFALGLLL from the coding sequence ATGAGTTCCGGATCGGGGATCTGGTGGGAGGCGGCGCGGCCCAGGACCTTGCCTGCGGCAGTCGCGCCGATTCTGGTGGGCATGGGCGCTGCCGTGGCAGAGGGCGCCCTCCGGCCCTTGGTCCTCGGTGCAATTTTATTGGCAGCGGTCGCGATTCAAATTGGTACGAATTTCGTAAACGACTGGGGCGATTTCCAGCGCGGTGCGGATGGTGCCGACCGTCAGGGTCCGCGGCGGGCGGTCTCGGCCGGCGATATTTCTCCTCGGACCATGTTGCGCGCGGGTCTGGGGGCTTTCGCACTCGCGGCTCTTGTCGGCCTTTATTTGATCGGGGTCGGGGGCTGGCCAATCGTCTGGATTGGTCTTTTGTCGATTCTCTCCGGGATCGCGTACACCGCAGGTCCACTCCCGCTCGCCTATATAGGCTTGGGGGACCTTTTCGTGTTTGTGTTTTTCGGTCCGGTAGCCGTGCTGGGAACGGAATGGCTGATGATCGATCAGCTAACGATTGCAGGTGCGGTGGGCTCGATCGCGGTAGGTGCTCTCGCAACGGCAATTCTGGTGGTCAATAATATTCGTGATGTGGACGGGGATAGGGAGGTCGGCAAGAAAACCTTGATCGTGCGTCGTGGAGTGATCTGGGGTCGGAAATTCTATCTTTTCCTGATAGTTGTCGCCTTTGCCTGTCCGCCACTCCTGGTCGTTTGCGGCGTGGCTTCCCCGGCTGTTTTGTTGAGCTGGCTGGCGATGCGGATGGCACGATCGCCGCTCGCTTTGGTTCGCCAGGACGGTGCCGGTCGCGCTTTGAATGGTGCCCTGGCAGAGACAGCACGCCTCCAGCTGGTCTTCTCGGCTCTTTTTGCGCTGGGGCTTCTCTTATGA